In one window of Carassius carassius unplaced genomic scaffold, fCarCar2.1 SCAFFOLD_83, whole genome shotgun sequence DNA:
- the LOC132136751 gene encoding mast cell protease 1A-like, giving the protein MIIISLLLLASLLPHLTFTARVNVGIVNGKEAKPHSRPYMVSIQNHFKHICGGFLISDEFVMTAAHCWKGYPEILTVVVGAHDLRNSEDSYRVEVKSYISHPHYTFCSLQNDIMLLRLQEKVKPNNNVNWISLPKKGDVSGDTLCSVAGWGQLWTNWILSNHLMEANMTTINHEECQHKWGSKYLASQMICAHGRGGSCKGDSGGPLVCGNTAVGVTSFGSRIQCNSPERPNVYTKISAYLPWIHQIIRNIK; this is encoded by the exons ATGATCATCATCTCTCTGCTCCTGCTGGCCTCTCTGCTGCCACACCTGACCTTCACTG CTCGTGTGAATGTGGGTATAGTGAATGGCAAAGAAGCAAAACCCCACTCCAGACCCTACATGGTTTCTATTCAGAATCATTTTAAACATATCTGTGGTGGATTCCTCATCTCTGATGAGTTTGTCATGACTGCTGCACATTGCTGGAAAgg ATATCCAGAGATTCTGACGGTTGTGGTTGGTGCTCATGACTTAAGGAACAGTGAGGATTCATACCGTGTCGAAGTGAAGTCCTACATCTCACATCCACACTATACATTCTGTTCACTTCAGAATGACATCATGCTTTTGAGG CTACAGGAAAAGGTCAAACCAAATAACAATGTTAACTGGATATCATTACCAAAGAAAGGAGATGTTAGTGGAGACACTCTCTGCAGTGTTGCGGGCTGGGGACAACTGTGGACGAATTGGATATTGAGCAATCATTTAATGGAGGCAAATATGACTACAATAAACCACGAAGAGTGTCAACATAAATGGGGATCCAAGTATTTGGCATCACAGATGATCTGTGCACATGGTCGTGGAGGATCCTGCAAA GGAGATTCAGGAGGTCCTTTGGTTTGTGGAAACACTGCAGTTGGTGTGACATCTTTTGGGTCCAGAATACAATGCAATTCACCTGAGCGTCCTAATGTCTATACTAAGATTTCAGCATATCTTCCATGGATTCACCaaattattagaaatattaagtga